Genomic segment of Syntrophus gentianae:
TCTTGTTGACAACGACCCCCTGAGTCAGGAAATCGTGAAGGAAATGCTGGAGCACTGCGGCTGTCGGGTCCATATTGCAGGAAATGGCCGTGAGGCTGTGGATGCGTTTTCCCGCCAATCCTTCGATATGATCTTCATGGAATGCCAGATCCCGGAAATGGACGCCTATAAGACGGCAGCGATCATCCGGAGCATGGAGACTGCAAACCCGGGCAAGGGGTCAACCGGAAGGCGTATCCCGATTGCGGCTCTCGCAGCTTCGTCCCTGGCAGGGGGCAGGGACGAAGTCCTGCAGTCGGGAATGGATGATTATCTCACGAAGCCTTGTCGGATCTCGGATATCCAGCAGATGCTCGACAAATGGCTTTCCGCACGGCAGGCGGAAGGCGGGGCGTCCGTTTCGGAAGGAGAGGAGGAATCTCCAGCCATCGATCAAGAGGCTCTCGATACGCTGGCCACCCTTCAGCCGGACGGAGCGAAGGCGCTGCTGACAAAACTCATCACCGTGTATTTCGACAGTTCCTCGAAGCAGATGAAGAGCATTCTCGACGCCATCAAAGACCACGATGTCCCTTCCCTGCTGACCGCCGCCCACACTCTGAAATCGTCAAGCGCCAGCCTTGGCGCCAGGAATTTTGCGGAACAGTGCAAAGATTTGGAAATGATGGCAAGAAGCGGCGTGATAGAAGGCGCCGAGACCCGTGTAGTCCCATTGGAAAGCGAATATGGCAGGGTAAGAGAGGCCTTGGATCTCTACCTGAGGTCTCTTTGAAATTCCGGAACTGGAACAAGGACACAGAGAAAAATTTCCCCCTACTCAACCCCACTTGAAAGTCTGAAAAAAATCTTCGGCTATGATGCCTTCCGCCTTTCCCAGCAGGAGATCGTCGAGGGGCTCATCCGTGGCGAAGATGCCTTTGTCCTGATGCCCACAGGCGGCGGCAAATCGCTCTGCTACCAGATTCCGGCCCTCCACCGTCCAGGGGTGGGCATCGTGGTTTCTCCCCTGATATCCCTGATGAAGGATCAGGTCGACAGCCTCAAGGCCTACGGCGTCAAGGCGGCCTTCTACAATTCCTCCCTCAGCGGCACGGAAGCGCGAAAGGTGCTGGCCCGCCTCCATGGCGGGGAACTGGATCTGCTGTACATC
This window contains:
- a CDS encoding response regulator codes for the protein MDERGREFKPYILLVDNDPLSQEIVKEMLEHCGCRVHIAGNGREAVDAFSRQSFDMIFMECQIPEMDAYKTAAIIRSMETANPGKGSTGRRIPIAALAASSLAGGRDEVLQSGMDDYLTKPCRISDIQQMLDKWLSARQAEGGASVSEGEEESPAIDQEALDTLATLQPDGAKALLTKLITVYFDSSSKQMKSILDAIKDHDVPSLLTAAHTLKSSSASLGARNFAEQCKDLEMMARSGVIEGAETRVVPLESEYGRVREALDLYLRSL